A genomic window from Pocillopora verrucosa isolate sample1 chromosome 7, ASM3666991v2, whole genome shotgun sequence includes:
- the LOC136282694 gene encoding death domain-containing ATP nucleosidase-like — protein sequence MLSTSETGSESISPYLNKMPPELKNEIPKESDIENNFKRFEDVQLPIDILLLTVKDIEFRSCYFNLTNAFQSYWNGLGFVYFGEMGEVGDTKLKVALFKCSEGATNPGGALIAVQNTVKKLRPKAVFCVGCCGALHRDKTKLGDVVVSAKLTTYADKRVTNQGVYPLGFCVPVSAYISGLIQCAGYGWKAPLKNEEEGELVKVHSDGEFLSGPEEIDSEKRRRELVERYPNAIAVEMDGQGVFSAAHVLKMEWVVIKGVSSYVDGTASLTEDWKPFASAMAASVVKNMLRTPAVFEGWSHYPSSDMGRAPNEDREPVMNSGANSGRNSPDILWSLLHSVTSESGQHKFKGRVINYKAEGRFHKLKWVYDGTAWDVESGTSVKARDYNSAQGAKEHAVKKLIDDLKAKGILS from the exons ATGTTGTCAACAAGCGAAACTGGTAGTGAAAGTATCTCACCATACCTCAACAAAATGCCGCCAGAACTGAAAAATGAAATCCCAAAGGAAAGCGAtattgaaaataactttaagagGTTCGAGGATGTCCAGCTTCCGATAGATATCCTGCTCCTAACTGTGAAAGACATCGAGTTTCGAAGCTGTTACTTCAATCTAACAAATGCCTTTCAAAGCTACTGGAATGGCCTCGGTTTTGTGTATTTCGGAGAGATGGGTGAAGTCGGAGATACGAAACTGAAAGTCGCTTTATTCAAATGTTCAGAGGGAGCGACAAACCCGGGAGGAGCGCTAATCGCAGTACAGAATACTGTGAAGAAATTACGACCCAAAGCTGTGTTTTGTGTCGGTTGTTGTGGAGCATTGCACCGGGACAAGACCAAGCTAGGAGATGTTGTCGTTTCCGCAAAACTGACAACTTACGCAGACAAAAGAGTGACGAATCAGGGAGTTTATCCGCTTGGCTTCTGTGTACCAGTTAGTGCCTACATCTCTGGCTTAATACAATGCGCTGGTTATGGCTGGAAGGCCCCTTTAAAGAACGAAGAAGAAGGAGAATTAGTTAAAGTTCATAGTGATGGAGAATTTTTGAGCGGACCAGAAGAGATTGACTCCGAAAAGAGAAGGCGCGAACTCGTAGAGCGCTACCCCAACGCAATCGCAGTCGAAATGGATGGACAAG GTGTTTTCAGTGCAGCTCATGTCCTGAAGATGGAGTGGGTGGTAATCAAAGGCGTTTCTAGTTATGTAGACGGCACGGCCTCTCTGACTGAGGACTGGAAGCCTTTTGCCAGTGCCATGGCAGCTTCTGTTGTCAAAAACATGCTTCGTACACCAGCTGTGTTTGAGGGATGGTCGCATTACCCGAGCAGCGATATGGGAAGAGCACCAAATGAAG ACCGAGAACCTGTTATGAATAGTGGAGCAAACTCGGGAAGAAACAGTCCAGATATATTGTGGTCTTTGCTGCACTCAGTCACTAGTGAATCAGGCCAG CACAAGTTCAAGGGTCGTGTGATCAATTATAAAGCTGAAGGTCGATTTCATAAACTCAAGTGGGTGTATGACGGTACCGCCTGGGATGTGGAGAGTGGAACAAGTGTGAAAGCCAGAGACTACAACAGCGCTCAAGGCGCTAAGGAACACGCCGTCAAGAAGCTGATTGATGACCTCAAAGCCAAAGGAATACTGAGTTGA
- the LOC131792168 gene encoding uncharacterized protein encodes MASAPPSASSTKETTNYARLCRLLVDVGTQALRDTLDAIHAPGNLHSVLAAEKPTLQYLRKKRIINQIQWGKLFPAIPNLVSSRDFDTTLLMVLLRNLCGLTAPLTGWDALPVVTDLSREADIARVKYFRNTVYGHAKNASVDDVKFNDHWRDIRDALVRLGGVTYKTAIDDLRNECMDPEIEDCYMELLGEWKRDDDNIKDQLNEIMKKLDALADKGQPYQQREQNSGRVTTCKESFHENEPRDFYCREGEVCIRLKCGQTAHDPHSRSLTRGKGLLKVEQGAEAKLIDSGGQQFYDEQEQVTVTGSVGQHEIEIKVNIWPLTGSPGKVEVKPHQYKVEKSFGSRELNKPYCIAKNEITGDIAVADYVNKRVLVLDKDMKHVKTIGGEADSQHSVNIGFPVSVAFSKRNDIMVTHEQFSPCNKKLSVITDRGFIMEQFTKHLIKAHHVFFKTDDGHMIVCDEGDKKVKVISLDGKELLLAFSAPDSKVSPSFPCYYRGMFFVSYMRAHCVKVFDKEGVFLYNIGNEGCGEGQLRYPEGLCVDSFGNLIVCDASGIDENLHDGVLKMFTLDGTFLTSFGEDKIKVPWIVCACNNGDLLVADLLGDSVHILK; translated from the exons ATGGCCAGTGCCCCACCATCTGCTTCATCCACAAAGGAGACAACAAACTATGCCAGATTGTGTCGTCTGCTGGTTGATGTTGGAACCCAGGCTCTTCGAGATACGCTTGATGCCATTCATGCACCGGGAAATCTACACTCAGTTTTGGCGGCAGAGAAGCCCACCTTACAATATCTTAGAAAGAAGAGGATTATCAATCAAATACAGTGGGGGAAGCTTTTCCCTGCCATCCCTAACTTAGTGTCTTCACGTGACTTTGACACAACTTTGCTAATGGTTCTGTTACGGAACCTCTGCGGCTTAACTGCTCCGCTGACCGGCTGGGACGCATTGCCCGTCGTAACAGACCTCAGCAGGGAAGCGGACATTGCTCGAGTTAAGTATTTTAGGAATACTGTGTACGGTCACGCTAAGAATGCTTCTGTTGATGACGTAAAGTTCAATGACCACTGGCGTGACATCCGGGACGCTCTGGTTAGATTAGGAGGCGTTACTTATAAAACTGCTATTGACGATCTTAGAAACGAATGCATGGACCCTGAAATTGAAGATTGCTATATGGAACTACTTGGAGAGTGGAAAAGGGACGACGACAACATTAAAGATCAGCTGAACGAGATCATGAAAAAGTTAGACGCCCTGGCTGATAAAG GTCAACCATACCAACAGCGTGAACAGAACTCGGGTAGAGTTACCACTTGCAAAGAGAGCTTCCACGAGAACGAGCCACGTGACTTCTATTGCCGTGAAGGCGAAGTCTGTATTCGTCTCAAATGTGGGCAAACAGCTCATGATCCGCATTCGCGGTCATTGACTAGAGGGAAGGGTTTGCTAAAAGTGGAACAGGGCGCCGAAGCTAAATTAATAGATTCAGGTGGACAACAGTTCTATGACGAGCAAGAACAAGTGACCGTCACTGGCAGCGTTGGTCaacatgaaattgaaatcaaGGTGAATATATGGCCGCTGACCGGTAGTCCTGGGAAAGTCGAGGTGAAGCCCCATCAGTACAAAGTAGAGAAGTCTTTTGGGTCGAGAGAATTAAACAAACCATATTGTATCGCAAAGAATGAAATAACTGGAGACATTGCAGTGGCAGATTATGTTAACAAAAGAGTCCTGGTCTTAGATAAGGACATGAAACATGTGAAGACAATAGGAGGCGAAGCAGACTCACAACATAGTGTCAACATAGGTTTTCCTGTCTCAGTGGCATTCTCAAAGAGAAATGACATCATGGTTACTCATGAGCAGTTCAGTCCATGTAATAAGAAGCTTTCAGTTATAACTGATCGTGGATTCATCATGGAGCAGTTCACTAAACATTTGATTAAAGCACatcatgtttttttcaaaactgatgaTGGCCATATGATCGTTTGTGATGAAGGTGACAAAAAGGTGAAAGTCATCTCCTTAGACGGGAAAGAACTGCTGCTGGCCTTCTCTGCCCCGGATAGCAAAGTTTCCCCAAGCTTTCCATGTTACTATCGTGGCATGTTCTTTGTATCCTATATGAGAGCACATTGTGTGAAGGTCTTTGATAAGGAAGGAGTGTTTCTTTACAACATTGGCAACGAGGGTTGTGGTGAAGGACAGTTGAGATATCCTGAGGGACTTTGTGTAGACTCCTTTGGTAACCTGATCGTGTGCGACGCCAGTGGCATTGATGAAAATCTCCACGATGGCGTCCTGAAAATGTTCACTTTGGACGGAACATTTCTCACCTCATTTGGCGAGGATAAGATCAAAGTTCCTTGGATAGTGTGTGCCTGTAATAATGGCGATCTACTCGTTGCCGATCTTCTCGGGGACAGTgttcatattttaaaataa
- the LOC131792123 gene encoding uncharacterized protein, whose protein sequence is MILNMSEENVVGELSHETSARDHVDYGKPPQLSINLPKLSELSEAFIPWESVKLPTDVLLVTVKDWEFLSCYHFLRNPHESHCLGLGIVHFGDMGDAKHKLNVCLLRCFEGATAPGAALSKVSTAIKILQPKAVFCVGFCGGLSYEKVKLGDVVISKKIITYAHKKVMNDREQPRGYVAPVSSYMADLIRHAASGWKPPITKKPEVNREPVVHCDAVILSGPELVNCGWRREELLDKYSEAIAIEMEGEGIFAAAFDLKMEWVVVKGVSDYADGNKSKTEAWQPFASVMAASVVANILKYPGILKDWQHYKGVNHSQSGRKWCTPIGLLMAFVVLLIAIGIMYFSLPPLPPKEHVGAKGFDTHQGSGPQRDDPVAILLQSITGGPSGQVNYKDRTISYRAKGRVHSLDEPWVYDGTAWDIESGIKAKVKHYKQSEDAVKDAVSEVIKKLREQGIIKD, encoded by the exons ATGATTCTCAATATGTCGGAGGAGAACGTAGTGGGCGAGTTGTCCCACGAGACTTCTGCTCGTGATCATGTCGATTACGGTAAACCACCACAACTCAGTATAAATCTTCCAAAATTAAGCGAGCTCAGCGAAGCCTTTATACCATGGGAAAGTGTCAAACTTCCCACAGATGTTCTGCTTGTTACGGTAAAAGATTGGGAGTTTTTAAGTTGTTACCATTTTCTCAGAAACCCACATGAAAGTCACTGTCTGGGACTCGGGATTGTGCACTTTGGAGACATGGGTGATGCTAAACATAAATTGAATGTTTGCTTGTTGAGGTGCTTTGAAGGTGCAACCGCTCCTGGTGCAGCCCTAAGTAAGGTGAGCACTGCCATCAAAATATTACAACCAAAAGCTGTTTTTTGCGTCGGGTTTTGTGGCGGTCTCTCTTACGAAAAAGTCAAGTTAGGAGATGTCGTGATCTCAAAGAAGATAATCACATATGCGCATAAAAAAGTCATGAACGACCGAGAGCAACCTCGTGGTTATGTGGCTCCTGTTAGCAGTTATATGGCTGACCTCATCAGACACGCTGCCAGCGGATGGAAGCCTCCAATAACGAAGAAGCCGGAAGTAAATCGGGAGCCGGTTGTGCACTGCGATGCTGTAATTTTGAGCGGCCCAGAGCTTGTGAATTGTGGGTGGCGACGGGAGGAACTCCTTGATAAATATTCTGAAGCGATCGCAATCGAGATGGAGGGTGAAG GTATTTTTGCTGCTGCTTTTGATCTCAAGATGGAGTGGGTTGTTGTGAAAGGTGTATCAGATTATGCTGATGGCAACAAGTCAAAAACTGAAGCATGGCAACCATTTGCAAGTGTCATGGCAGCATCAGTTGTggcaaacattttgaaatatcCTGGTATACTCAAAGATTGGCAGCACTACAAGGGGGTGAATCATTCACAGTCAG GAAGAAAATGGTGCACACCTATTGGTCTATTGATGGCGTTTGTGGTACTGCTTATTGCCATTGGAATCATGTACTTCTCTCTTCCTCCATTGCCTCCAAAAGAGCATGTGGGTGCAAAGGGGTTTGACACGCATCAAG GTTCTGGACCACAACGTGATGATCCAGTGGCTATTTTACTTCAATCCATCACTGGAGGACCATCAGGCCAG GTGAATTACAAGGATCGTACAATAAGCTACAGGGCAAAAGGTCGAGTTCACTCCCTGGATGAACCGTGGGTTTACGATGGTACAGCCTGGGACATTGAAAGTGGAATAAAAGCTAAAGTTAAGCACTATAAGCAAAGTGAAGATGCTGTTAAAGATGCTGTGTCAGAGGTCATAAAGAAACTTAGAGAACAGGGAATAATTAAGGACTGA
- the LOC131792072 gene encoding HHIP-like protein 2, which yields MLSKGSLLYGAVLCGIALILSQKKAQSHPQCLDFRAPFKVAKQLSFCPQNYSEYGCCTVDRDQGISNVYKRLVTRFSLDSKPKCANLVKTVLCLECHQYAAHIFEAEGNKKFDSTTAAPGLCSNFCKTFYQECNDVATYLVSNGRWKLRSTPESSSPLTEKSFCDGLQLSDADYCYPHVQRVDREILSRKYNFDSNRNCLCVEEVARGLRNPLAAVHANDKSGRLFIAEQPGLIRIILAEGKLLQQPFLDITDRVLTSGSYGDERGFLSIVFHPAFRNNNRFFVYYSTRMGRKSGSRKNSKAPFRAFDHRTVLSEFRASVYNRNRALRRSEKVIMEIEQPADNHNGGTLLFGSDGLLYLTIGDGGRGGDPFGKIGNGLNRSTLLGSVIRIDVDARRQSYKIPPDNPFIGIRGVRPEIYAYGTRNMWRCSVDRGDRKTGEGKGRIFCGDVGQNKYEEIDIITKGGNFGWRGFEGFECYDKNLCRSPLVSGSIPPIFAYNHSVGKSIVGGHVYRGCKNPDLSGKYIFGDTVTSRLFALTEDKTTGKWKDEELCFGDDKYCTDNLSGEFERFILSFGEDEHGELYFLSTSRPSSTNREGKVYRIVDPGRRGDPAECSNSRPATSSCKDHRRSKYFCEYYKSRNKCNIYKPYFKKKCKKTCGFC from the exons ATGTTGTCTAAAGGCTCGCTGCTGTATGGCGCTGTACTTTGCGGCATAGCCCTGATTCTTAGCCAAAAGAAAGCACAGAGCCATCCCCAGTGCTTGGATTTTAGAGCGCCCTTTAAAGTAGCAAAACAGCTCTCTTTCTGCCCGCAAAACTACTCGGAATATGGCTGTTGCACTGTAGACCGCGATCAAGGGATTTCGAACGTCTATAAGAGATTGGTGACCCGATTTTCACTGGATAGCAAGCCAAAATGCGCTAACCTGGTAAAAACAGTGCTTTGCCTCGAATGTCATCAATATGCAGCCCATATTTTTGAGGCAGAAGGTAATAAAAAGTTCGATTCGACGACTGCAGCCCCAGGATTATGCTCTAATTTTTGCAAGACTTTTTACCAAGAGTGTAATGACGTAGCGACATATTTAGTGTCAAACGGCAGATGGAAACTTCGATCTACGCCTGAAAGTTCTTCACCGTTAACCGAGAAATCGTTCTGCGACGGACTACAGCTGTCAGACGCAGACTACTGCTACCCGCATGTACAAAGAGTGGATCGTGAAATCCTTTCGAGAAAATACAACTTCGATTCCAACCGAAACTGTTTGTGTGTCGAAGAGGTGGCGCGTGGTTTACGAAATCCTCTGGCTGCGGTGCACGCAAATGACAAGTCTGGAAGACTTTTTATCGCCGAACAGCCAGGCCTAATACGCATCATATTAGCTGAGGGAAAATTACTGCAGCAGCCATTTTTAGACATCACTGACAGAGTGTTAACATCAGGTTCGTACGGCGATGAGCGTGGGTTTCTAAGCATTGTTTTCCATCCAGCGTTTAGGAATAACAACAGGTTCTTTGTGTATTACTCAACTCGAATGGGTAGAAAATCTGGGAGCAGGAAAAACTCCAAAGCTCCTTTTAGAGCGTTTGATCATAGAACGGTTTTGAGTGAATTTAGGGCTTCGGTTTACAATCGTAACAGAGCACTTCGAAGGTCAGAAAAAGTAATTATGGAAATCGAACAACCTGCTGACAATCACAACGGAGGGACGCTGTTATTTGGATCCGATGGTCTACTTTATTTGACGATTGGAGATGGCGGGCGAGGTGGAGATCCCTTTGGAAAGATTGGCAATGGTTTAAACAG aTCGACTCTCTTGGGAAGTGTCATTCGAATTGATGTAGATGCACGGCGACAAAGCTACAAGATTCCCCCGGATAACCCGTTCATAGGAATCCGTGGGGTTCGCCCGGAGATTTACGCTTACGGAACTCGTAACATGTGGCGTTGCTCGGTGGACAGAGGAGATCGCAAGACGGGAGAAGGAAAAGGCAGAATATTCTGCGGGGATGTGGGTCAGAATAAATACGAGGAGATCGATATCATTACAAAAGGTGGAAATTTTGGATGGCGAGGTTTTGAGGGATTTGAATGCTACGACAAAAACCTTTGCAGGTCTCCTTTAGTAA GTGGTAGTATTCCACCTATTTTCGCCTACAACCATTCTGTTGGCAAATCCATTGTGGGTGGCCATGTTTATCGAGGCTGCAAAAACCCGGATCTAAGTGGAAAGTATATATTTGGAGACACTGTAACCTC CCGTCTTTTCGCGCTGACAGAGGACAAGACCACAGGGAAATGGAAAGATGAGGAGCTCTGCTTTGGGGATGACAAATATTGCACTGATAATCTCAGCGGAGAATTTGAGCGGTTTATCTTATCATTCGGGGAGGACGAGCATG gtGAGCTTTACTTTCTTTCGACAAGCCGTCCTAGCAGCACAAATAGGGAAGGCAAAGTTTATCGTATAGTTGATCCCGGAAG GAGAGGTGATCCTGCAGAGTGCTCCAACAGTCGTCCCGCCACATCCAGCTGTAAGGATCATCGTCGCAGCAAGTATTTCTGTGAATATTACAAATCTCGTAACAAGTGTAATATATACAAACCATACTTCAAGAAAAAGTGCAAGAAAACTTGCGGTTTTTGCTAA
- the LOC131792087 gene encoding amine oxidase [flavin-containing] B — translation MESDKEVNFVEVAVIGAGLSGLFAARVLHKKYGVKVVVLEARDRVGGRTFTETDPRFGYCDLGGAYVCETQTRLLKLAQELGVETYQVYSQGQSVEHYLGKRITKQGALPSMGSILGALDVNNFWQLLDKMAKQVPLEDPWNAPCALEWDTMTVKQLIDQKCWTRYGKATATAYVQGILTSEPHDISLLFFLWYLHSGGGTKRNIEFEAGGGQEMKFCGGSQTVSMKMAEHLGDRVKLNSCVVRIEECDDHIKVKCADGTDYRASFVISSVPPALLGKISFNPPLPPLKNQAIQRIPMGSIIKTITFYDRPFWREKGLAGYFNSDEGPVEEGYDDTKPDNSNPAIMGFILADKARQTTTLTKEERQKLVCEQYARIYDTSEALEPVLYLEKNWMADEFSGGCYVGTFPPGVLTAYGKVLRMPFGRVHFAGTITATLWAGYMEGAIESGERAAVEVLCRLGKMTESETRKRLKLEGLESKFLEFSFMEKHLLPSVPTLLACSSLLSGAVVLSILWWKYCLK, via the exons ATGGAGAGTGATAAGGAAGTCAACTTTGTGGAAGTTGCAGTAATCGGAGCTGGACTAAGTG GTTTGTTCGCTGCCCGGGTTCTTCACAAGAAGTATGGTGTCAAGGTTGTTGTTCTTGAGGCAAGAGACCGCGTAGGCGGGCGTACTTTTACTGAAACG GACCCCAGGTTTGGTTACTGTGATTTGGGTGGAGCCTATGTATGTGAAACTCAGACCAGACTGCTGAAACTTGCCCAGGAGCTAGGAGTAGAAACATATCAAGTTTACAGTCAGGGCCAATCTGTGGAACATTATTTG GGTAAAAGAATTACTAAGCAAGGAGCCCTTCCTTCTATGGGGTCCATATTAGGTGCCTTAGATGTTAACAACTTCTGGCAGCTCCTGGACAAAATGGCCAAACAAGTTCCTCTGGAGGATCCTTGGAATGCCCCTTGTGCTTTAGAATGGGATACGATGACTGTCAAACAGCTGATTGATCAGAAGTGTTGGACAAG GTATGGAAAGGCTACAGCTACTGCATATGTGCAAGGAATTCTCACTTCAGAGCCACATGATATCtctctgttgtttttcttgtggtATCTGCATTCTGGAGGAG GGACAAAACGAAATATTGAATTTGAAGCAGGAGGGGGACAG gaaatgaaattttgtgGAGGCTCTCAGACTGTTAGTATGAAAATGGCTGAACATCTTGGTG ATAGAGTGAAATTAAACAGCTGTGTTGTGCGTATTGAAGAGTGTGATGATCATATTAAAGTGAAATGTGCAGATGGAACAGATTATAGG GCTTCATTTGTCATCAGCTCAGTTCCTCCAGCTTTGCTCGGAAAGATCAGCTTCAATCCTCCTCTTCCACCTCTAAAAAATcag GCAATTCAAAGAATTCCTATGGGATCCATTATCAAGACAATCACCTTCTATGATCGGCCATTTTGGAGAGAGAAAG GTCTCGCAGGCTATTTTAATTCGGATGAAGGTCCAGTTGAGGAAGGTTACGATGATACTAAACCAGATAACAGTAATCCGGCCATTATGGG gtttataCTGGCGGATAAAGCGCGACAGACAACAACTCTTACCAAAGAGGAAAG ACAGAAACTAGTTTGTGAGCAATATGCCAGAATATATGATACCTCAGAGGCACTGGAG CCAGTGTTGTATCTAGAGAAGAACTGGATGGCGGATGAGTTTTCTGGAGGCTGCTATGTTGGAACTTTTCCTCCTGGGGTGTTAACTGCTTACGGAAA AGTTTTGAGGATGCCTTTTGGTCGAGTGCATTTCGCTGGAACGATCACGGCGACACTTTGGGCCGGTTACATGGAAGGCGCGATAGAGTCTGGGGAACGCGCTGCTGTGGAG GTGCTATGCAGACTTGGTAAGATGACAGAAAGTGAAACTAGAAAACGACTTAAGTTAGAG gGTTTGGAATCTAAGTTTTTAGAGTTTTCATTTATGGAGAAGCACTTACTACCATCTGTGCCCACCTTGTTGGCTTGTTCCTCTCTGCTCAGTGGGGCGGTTGTTCTCTCAATACTTTGGTGGAAATATTGTTTAAAGTAG